The following proteins come from a genomic window of Candidatus Poribacteria bacterium:
- a CDS encoding BMP family ABC transporter substrate-binding protein, producing the protein MKSLRVLSKYLFLAFGLFLIYGCGTIQDVILSEPSSETDIAPLRVTMIYPSDCVGSAAYCTAFHTGVRVAEEELGITLTEANGNEDDPVATEMLLRDAAQNSELVLTAGYQMEDVLARVAPEFPDVNFAIFDVVLDIPNVASVNYKSNEGSFLVGAIAALKSENNKIGYIGGADVPLLQEFEAGYVAGIHAINPDAEVAVEYISKDATGFGQPEKAKELALAQYTNGIDVIYVAAGGSGQGVLEAAQEQEEFIIWVDSNGNHLAPGIVLTSMTKEIPTSVQRIIQEAAEDNFMAGIRYFGIADGGVSYAVDEHNQPLLSDDIITTVESLKAEIIAGEIVVPDTVSLPRE; encoded by the coding sequence ATGAAAAGTTTACGTGTTTTGAGCAAATACCTTTTCTTAGCATTCGGACTATTTTTAATTTATGGTTGTGGTACGATTCAGGACGTAATTCTTTCTGAACCGTCAAGTGAAACAGATATTGCCCCGCTTCGTGTAACGATGATATATCCAAGCGATTGTGTTGGTTCTGCGGCTTACTGCACTGCATTCCATACCGGTGTAAGAGTTGCTGAGGAAGAACTTGGCATCACACTAACCGAAGCAAACGGTAATGAAGATGATCCTGTAGCAACAGAGATGCTCCTACGAGATGCAGCGCAGAATTCGGAACTTGTTTTGACAGCGGGTTATCAGATGGAAGATGTGCTTGCGCGCGTCGCACCGGAATTTCCCGATGTCAATTTTGCGATATTTGATGTTGTGCTTGATATTCCAAATGTGGCTTCTGTGAACTATAAATCCAACGAAGGATCGTTTTTGGTCGGGGCAATTGCGGCTTTAAAATCGGAAAATAACAAGATCGGCTATATCGGTGGTGCAGATGTCCCGCTGTTACAAGAATTTGAAGCAGGTTATGTTGCTGGGATTCACGCAATCAATCCAGACGCGGAAGTCGCTGTGGAATATATTAGCAAGGATGCGACAGGTTTCGGTCAACCTGAAAAAGCAAAGGAACTGGCTTTAGCGCAATATACAAACGGGATTGATGTAATTTACGTCGCTGCTGGTGGATCCGGTCAAGGCGTGCTTGAAGCAGCACAGGAACAAGAAGAGTTCATCATTTGGGTTGACTCCAATGGTAACCATCTTGCTCCTGGAATTGTCTTGACAAGTATGACAAAAGAGATTCCAACTTCTGTACAGCGCATCATCCAGGAAGCCGCTGAAGACAATTTTATGGCGGGTATCCGATACTTCGGTATAGCAGATGGTGGTGTCAGTTATGCTGTTGATGAACACAACCAACCATTGCTTTCAGACGACATCATAACGACTGTTGAATCGCTGAAGGCAGAAATCATTGCTGGCGAAATTGTTGTTCCTGATACGGTTTCGCTCCCACGCGAATAG
- a CDS encoding DUF4234 domain-containing protein — translation MLNQYPYPESEGKRSLVVGILLSIITCGIYGLYWQYKQMATLNAWMSRNEYSFWLWFFLSIITCGIFGIYYEYKMANGINTVQADNDLVFDSSLPVICVLLAIFGIGIASLAVQQHQINRLYERNPNV, via the coding sequence ATGCTGAATCAATACCCGTATCCAGAGTCTGAAGGCAAACGGAGTCTCGTAGTTGGCATTTTGCTAAGTATAATTACTTGTGGTATCTACGGGCTTTATTGGCAATACAAGCAGATGGCGACACTCAATGCTTGGATGAGCAGAAATGAGTACTCTTTTTGGCTGTGGTTCTTTCTTTCGATTATCACTTGTGGCATCTTTGGTATATACTATGAGTACAAGATGGCGAACGGTATCAATACCGTACAGGCTGACAATGATTTGGTATTCGATTCGAGTCTGCCAGTTATCTGTGTTTTGTTAGCGATTTTTGGTATTGGTATCGCTTCACTTGCTGTTCAGCAGCACCAAATTAACAGACTCTACGAGCGAAATCCTAATGTTTAA
- a CDS encoding DUF2752 domain-containing protein gives MFNHTSLSRLFLIGLGVVGLYTAVSEISPAEVSLIPCIFHSLTDLVCPGCGMTRACLALTQGQFTDAWGYHPFSFFVIGLTIAAAFFPIWLKKTWNRRSPVTQNLIVIGGIILCLSIWLTKIKNSLEFEF, from the coding sequence ATGTTTAACCATACGTCTCTCTCCCGTCTATTCCTTATTGGGTTGGGTGTAGTAGGACTCTATACTGCAGTGTCTGAAATATCGCCAGCGGAGGTTTCGCTGATTCCGTGTATATTCCATTCGTTAACGGATTTGGTGTGTCCTGGGTGTGGGATGACACGAGCGTGCCTTGCCTTAACGCAGGGGCAGTTCACAGATGCCTGGGGTTACCATCCGTTCTCTTTTTTCGTTATTGGATTGACTATTGCAGCAGCATTCTTCCCGATATGGTTAAAAAAAACATGGAATCGTCGTTCACCAGTAACCCAGAATTTGATTGTTATCGGTGGAATTATTCTTTGTTTGTCTATCTGGCTAACAAAAATTAAAAATTCATTAGAGTTTGAATTCTAA
- a CDS encoding YCF48-related protein translates to MQKKHYLALIILCGIVAYFGCSQDSMQFEWRKLESNTGEHLYGVHFVDTKHGWAVGTGGTVLSTVDGGINWKATSVSADTLTQVNFMTPNNGWTVSIGKVHYTGSGGASWSLQHQARGKSKTPPGILDLHFVNTTEGWAVGGRGTVLRTENGGSRWENQLDLSDKHLWGVYFVDPEHGWIVGEEGEVLHTQDGGKRWVRQKSTVEQPLFAVHFANLTRGWIVGTNGLILHTADSGITWTRQRTPVNQNLRDVAFRDEKRGWAVGEKGLILHTTDSGNTWNRYPTPAQHNLQDIYLLKNAGWIVGAKGTILRSY, encoded by the coding sequence ATGCAGAAGAAACACTACCTCGCGCTTATCATCTTGTGTGGAATTGTTGCCTACTTTGGTTGTTCGCAAGATTCAATGCAATTCGAGTGGCGAAAACTCGAAAGCAACACAGGCGAACATCTTTACGGTGTTCATTTCGTAGATACGAAACACGGCTGGGCAGTCGGCACTGGAGGGACAGTACTATCCACTGTCGACGGTGGAATAAATTGGAAGGCGACATCGGTCTCAGCGGACACACTAACACAGGTTAATTTTATGACACCGAACAATGGCTGGACGGTCAGTATTGGGAAGGTGCATTATACAGGCAGCGGTGGTGCCTCGTGGAGTCTGCAACACCAAGCACGTGGTAAGAGTAAAACACCTCCGGGGATATTGGATCTGCATTTCGTCAATACAACGGAAGGCTGGGCAGTCGGCGGAAGAGGCACTGTGCTCCGAACAGAAAACGGGGGAAGTCGTTGGGAAAATCAACTGGATTTGTCAGATAAACATCTATGGGGTGTCTATTTTGTCGATCCAGAACATGGCTGGATTGTTGGCGAAGAAGGCGAAGTACTTCACACCCAAGACGGCGGGAAACGATGGGTTCGGCAGAAAAGCACCGTCGAGCAACCCTTATTCGCCGTTCATTTTGCAAACCTAACACGCGGTTGGATCGTTGGAACAAACGGATTGATTCTTCATACCGCGGATAGCGGAATAACATGGACTCGACAACGGACACCTGTCAACCAAAATCTGCGAGACGTGGCGTTTCGTGACGAAAAACGTGGGTGGGCAGTCGGTGAAAAAGGGTTAATCCTTCATACAACCGATAGCGGCAATACATGGAACCGCTATCCTACTCCCGCGCAACACAACTTGCAGGACATTTACCTCCTCAAAAACGCCGGTTGGATCGTCGGCGCGAAAGGGACAATTCTGCGGAGTTATTAG
- a CDS encoding ATPase, with protein sequence MLHPHIMYIIGIDGGGTKTIGILTTETGQHLAQAQSGPTNYHVVGEAKMREVLESIIGKLCKKAGVPSTSPIRFCLGMAGLGRAEDRSVIGRICDELGISEDRILTHDAHIALVGGTEKQEGVIVISGTGAIVYGINADGKEARASGWGYLLGDEGSGYDIAIKGLRAVARAADGRGNSTELTNRILSRLELSEPSELIRWVHAASRDTIAQLAEIVFDTAQTADTVAEGIVDEAADELVCAAASVIKQLEFKEPFDIVLSGGNLIHQPTFASKLRHRFAKVQPEASVQLPKHEPVYGAVLLAQANL encoded by the coding sequence GTGCTACATCCGCATATCATGTACATCATCGGTATTGATGGCGGCGGGACGAAAACGATTGGAATCCTGACGACAGAAACGGGGCAACACCTCGCGCAAGCACAATCGGGACCAACAAACTACCATGTCGTTGGCGAGGCGAAGATGCGGGAAGTTCTGGAAAGCATCATCGGTAAGCTCTGCAAAAAAGCGGGTGTCCCATCTACGAGTCCCATCCGCTTCTGTTTAGGAATGGCTGGTTTGGGGCGTGCCGAAGACCGAAGTGTAATTGGCAGGATTTGCGATGAACTTGGCATCAGCGAGGACCGTATCTTGACGCACGATGCTCATATCGCTCTTGTCGGTGGTACGGAGAAACAGGAAGGTGTAATTGTCATTTCAGGGACCGGTGCGATTGTCTACGGTATCAACGCTGATGGCAAGGAAGCACGCGCGAGTGGATGGGGGTATCTGCTCGGTGATGAGGGGAGCGGTTACGATATCGCCATAAAAGGACTCCGTGCTGTTGCGCGTGCCGCTGATGGTAGGGGTAATTCGACCGAATTGACAAATCGGATTCTCAGTAGACTTGAACTCAGTGAACCAAGTGAACTAATTCGCTGGGTGCACGCCGCGAGTCGAGATACCATTGCGCAGTTGGCAGAAATAGTGTTTGATACTGCCCAAACAGCGGACACGGTTGCAGAAGGTATTGTTGATGAGGCTGCTGATGAACTCGTTTGTGCCGCAGCGAGCGTTATTAAGCAGTTAGAATTCAAGGAACCGTTTGACATTGTTCTCAGTGGCGGTAACCTCATTCATCAACCGACGTTTGCGAGTAAACTGCGCCATCGGTTTGCGAAAGTTCAACCGGAAGCATCCGTTCAACTCCCGAAACATGAACCTGTGTATGGTGCTGTGTTGTTAGCACAAGCGAATTTGTAG
- the murQ gene encoding N-acetylmuramic acid 6-phosphate etherase encodes MQSTTEQQNLNSVDIDLKSTSEIVRIFHEEDRKAVAAVEAESEAIARAIELCINAFRSGGRLFYVGAGTSGRLGVLDASECPPTFSTPPEMVQGVIAGGDVALRRSVEDEEDKPESGARAAREQQLTPQDVIVGIASSGRTPYVIGALKEAHTVGATTIFFCCVPPPEELKEWITHFITPIVGPEIIAGSTRLKAGTATKLVLNMLTTVSMIKLGKVYNNLMVDVHASNTKLIARSIRIVQAVTRVDAATAEIALAEAGGRAKLAIVMLTKGLNPTDANALLEKHSGFLRQILE; translated from the coding sequence ATGCAGTCCACAACGGAACAGCAAAATCTGAATTCTGTTGACATTGATCTGAAGTCAACATCAGAAATCGTTCGGATTTTCCATGAAGAAGATAGGAAAGCGGTTGCGGCGGTAGAAGCAGAATCTGAGGCAATTGCGCGGGCTATAGAGTTGTGTATCAATGCATTTCGTTCTGGTGGCAGGTTATTTTATGTGGGTGCAGGAACGAGCGGTAGGCTGGGTGTCTTAGATGCCTCCGAGTGCCCACCGACCTTCAGCACACCCCCAGAGATGGTCCAAGGAGTAATCGCAGGTGGTGATGTAGCGTTACGACGCTCGGTGGAAGATGAGGAGGATAAGCCTGAGAGCGGAGCGCGCGCTGCCCGAGAACAGCAACTTACACCTCAGGATGTGATCGTTGGAATTGCGAGCAGTGGACGGACACCTTATGTTATAGGTGCCTTGAAGGAAGCACACACTGTCGGTGCGACAACAATATTCTTCTGCTGCGTCCCACCGCCTGAGGAACTAAAGGAGTGGATAACGCATTTCATTACACCCATCGTCGGGCCGGAAATTATTGCAGGCTCGACTCGGTTGAAGGCAGGGACAGCCACGAAGTTGGTTCTCAACATGTTGACAACCGTTTCTATGATTAAACTGGGCAAGGTCTACAACAATCTGATGGTAGATGTGCACGCTTCTAACACCAAACTGATCGCGAGGAGCATTCGGATTGTTCAAGCCGTCACCAGAGTAGACGCAGCGACAGCTGAAATAGCATTAGCAGAGGCGGGTGGACGAGCGAAACTCGCCATTGTAATGCTTACAAAAGGACTAAATCCAACAGATGCAAATGCACTGTTAGAAAAGCATTCTGGATTTTTGAGACAAATTCTTGAATAA
- a CDS encoding DUF362 domain-containing protein, whose product MGTKVGLAKTGRRRSNVFEALDNIREELTPKVREQVLLKPNFLSSTNQLASSHVDAMRGALDFLLSTPQPPEEVIIAEGANEKFSGEAFQIFGYEALQAEYDIPIRLVDLHQETEWAETKVFLAERNEDTVRMPKIVLDCPCTISVAIAKTHDAGVVTLAMKNMIMGTLHKEDRIKMHGYHSHADRVLPREAQTLNINLLRVSRHLRPDIAIVDGTVGLQGNGPGGTDSVPLGIAVVSGDVFAADAVTTKAMGFEPLEIGLFHYANELGYGIADLNEIDIVGPAVETVATSFKPHETAELQFQWQEASPAEYLAAD is encoded by the coding sequence ATGGGTACCAAAGTTGGGCTTGCCAAAACCGGCAGGCGACGTTCTAATGTTTTTGAAGCGTTAGACAATATACGAGAGGAACTCACACCGAAGGTCCGTGAGCAGGTGTTATTGAAACCGAATTTCCTCTCCAGCACAAATCAACTCGCTTCGTCACATGTGGATGCAATGCGCGGCGCGTTGGATTTTCTGTTGAGCACGCCACAGCCGCCCGAAGAAGTCATTATTGCCGAAGGCGCGAATGAAAAATTTTCTGGCGAGGCGTTCCAGATTTTCGGTTATGAGGCACTTCAAGCAGAATACGATATCCCGATCCGACTTGTCGATTTGCATCAAGAAACCGAATGGGCAGAAACCAAGGTCTTTCTCGCTGAGCGTAATGAGGATACCGTGAGGATGCCGAAGATCGTCCTGGATTGTCCTTGCACGATCTCTGTCGCTATTGCCAAGACGCATGATGCCGGAGTCGTGACGCTCGCGATGAAAAACATGATTATGGGGACGCTGCACAAGGAAGACCGGATTAAAATGCACGGCTACCACAGCCACGCAGATCGGGTGCTCCCACGCGAAGCACAAACGCTCAATATCAACCTGCTCCGTGTCTCGCGCCATCTCAGACCCGATATCGCCATCGTTGATGGCACTGTTGGATTACAGGGCAATGGACCTGGAGGCACCGACTCTGTTCCACTCGGTATCGCAGTTGTGAGTGGAGACGTATTTGCAGCCGACGCTGTTACGACAAAAGCGATGGGATTTGAGCCGTTGGAGATTGGGCTTTTCCATTACGCAAACGAATTAGGCTACGGCATTGCAGATTTGAACGAGATTGACATCGTTGGACCCGCTGTAGAGACGGTCGCGACATCGTTTAAACCGCATGAAACGGCTGAACTGCAGTTCCAATGGCAAGAGGCAAGTCCCGCAGAATATCTTGCCGCTGACTAA
- a CDS encoding selenium-binding protein: MLQQWKPDPTFYPSPKMAIEAPIEDVAYVAAPRDDDKPDAMCVVDLNSASDTYGEIVNKLELGVRDEIHHFGWNACSAALCPYAPHPYIERRYLVVPALRGSHIYILDVKEDPKAPKLIKTLDANEVESRSGYTRPHTVHCGPEGIYISALASAGSEEGPGGIFLMDHYNFNILGQWEVERGSQSLSYDFWWHLGYDVAVTSEWGYPAMIENGVSLEDLGERKFGHKIHIWDIRHRKNIQTLDLGDDYQMILELRPAHDPTKAHGFVNAVLNMNDLSSSIWTWYKDGDDWGIQKIIDIPAQAPENPDDLPPALKDIGMIPPLVTDHILSLDDRFLYVSCWGTGEMLQYDVSDPFNPKHTGTLEIGGITKSHPHPAAGPVSGGPQMVELSRDGKRLYFTNSLYVAWDNQFYPDGANGWMVKADVNVEDGGLELDPDFFVDFGESRAHQIRLQGGDSSSDTFCYP, translated from the coding sequence TTGTTACAACAGTGGAAACCTGACCCAACTTTTTACCCATCACCGAAAATGGCGATTGAGGCACCTATTGAAGATGTCGCTTATGTTGCTGCACCTCGGGACGACGACAAACCTGATGCTATGTGTGTTGTTGATCTCAACTCAGCGTCTGATACCTATGGCGAAATCGTCAATAAGTTGGAGCTCGGCGTTCGTGACGAAATCCACCACTTTGGTTGGAACGCCTGTAGTGCAGCACTCTGTCCATACGCACCGCACCCTTATATAGAACGGCGTTACCTCGTTGTGCCGGCACTACGGGGTTCTCATATCTACATCCTTGATGTGAAAGAAGACCCCAAGGCACCGAAGCTCATTAAAACTTTGGACGCTAATGAAGTTGAGTCGCGTTCTGGATATACCCGTCCGCATACGGTGCATTGTGGTCCCGAAGGGATCTATATCAGTGCTTTGGCTTCAGCCGGTTCGGAGGAAGGCCCTGGTGGCATTTTCCTCATGGATCACTATAACTTCAATATCCTGGGGCAGTGGGAAGTCGAACGCGGTTCTCAATCCCTCTCTTACGATTTCTGGTGGCATTTGGGCTATGATGTTGCTGTTACCAGTGAATGGGGATATCCTGCAATGATTGAGAACGGTGTGAGCCTTGAAGATTTAGGTGAGCGCAAGTTCGGGCATAAAATCCATATTTGGGATATCCGGCACAGGAAGAATATCCAAACGTTGGATTTGGGCGATGACTATCAGATGATCTTAGAATTACGTCCCGCACACGATCCAACGAAGGCACATGGGTTCGTCAATGCCGTGTTGAATATGAATGATCTCTCCAGCTCGATTTGGACGTGGTACAAAGATGGAGACGATTGGGGCATTCAAAAGATTATTGATATTCCCGCGCAGGCACCTGAAAACCCGGATGACTTACCTCCGGCATTGAAGGATATCGGAATGATACCGCCGCTCGTTACCGATCATATTCTTTCGTTGGACGATCGGTTTCTGTATGTCTCTTGTTGGGGAACTGGGGAGATGTTGCAATACGACGTATCCGATCCGTTTAACCCGAAGCATACAGGTACTCTTGAAATCGGCGGAATTACAAAATCGCATCCGCATCCGGCTGCTGGACCCGTAAGTGGCGGTCCGCAGATGGTTGAATTGAGTCGAGATGGCAAGCGTCTCTACTTCACCAATTCCCTCTACGTTGCATGGGACAACCAGTTCTATCCCGACGGCGCAAACGGATGGATGGTGAAGGCTGATGTGAACGTGGAAGACGGCGGGCTGGAATTGGATCCCGACTTCTTCGTGGACTTTGGCGAGAGTCGTGCCCATCAGATTCGGTTGCAAGGTGGCGACAGTTCTTCTGATACTTTCTGTTATCCATAA
- a CDS encoding zeta toxin family protein, which translates to MSAINQCCFIIGGVPQSGKSSLSKKLRDKLGASIFPLDAIVSSMHDAFPQLDITHFTSNPRIVCEKLSTFTQALARHAKYEGLNFVIEGYHISPKTASVFHKEGFKCVFLGYVDVNVEAKITEIRTYTRMDHWTTSLSDYELENLIIRYQKESREIQAECFKLGIPFVKTNHVPAAINQAWTELMVNQEGI; encoded by the coding sequence ATGTCTGCAATAAACCAGTGTTGTTTTATTATCGGGGGTGTACCCCAATCTGGAAAGTCAAGCCTTTCAAAAAAGTTGCGAGACAAACTTGGAGCGTCAATTTTCCCTTTGGACGCAATCGTCTCTTCGATGCACGACGCGTTCCCCCAACTTGATATCACGCATTTCACGTCAAACCCGCGAATCGTTTGTGAAAAACTTTCGACATTTACCCAAGCATTGGCACGACATGCAAAATATGAAGGTTTGAATTTTGTCATAGAGGGGTATCATATATCCCCCAAAACCGCCTCTGTTTTTCATAAAGAGGGCTTTAAGTGCGTGTTTTTGGGTTACGTGGATGTCAATGTTGAGGCAAAAATCACTGAAATACGGACATATACCCGAATGGATCATTGGACAACATCTCTCTCAGACTATGAATTAGAGAACCTGATTATCCGGTATCAGAAGGAAAGTCGTGAGATCCAAGCAGAATGTTTTAAGTTAGGAATTCCGTTTGTGAAAACTAATCATGTCCCAGCAGCGATTAATCAGGCATGGACAGAACTTATGGTGAATCAAGAAGGCATATAG
- a CDS encoding tautomerase family protein, protein MIIVYGIREKLNPIKTKLSNVIHGCMQSVLGMPEDKRAHRFVPMDKEDFYYPGGRTDAYTVIEINMMAGRQAETQKRLIKTLFKEIESQLSISPTDVEITIKEQAPHCWGFRGITGDEANDLKYKIKV, encoded by the coding sequence ATGATTATCGTATACGGAATCAGAGAAAAATTGAACCCAATAAAGACGAAACTATCAAATGTCATTCACGGGTGTATGCAGTCTGTTCTTGGTATGCCAGAGGACAAGCGAGCACACCGCTTTGTACCTATGGATAAAGAAGATTTTTACTATCCCGGCGGTCGTACAGATGCCTATACCGTCATTGAAATTAATATGATGGCAGGTCGCCAAGCAGAAACCCAAAAAAGACTTATCAAAACACTCTTCAAAGAAATCGAAAGCCAATTGTCGATTTCTCCTACAGATGTTGAAATCACAATAAAAGAACAAGCACCCCACTGTTGGGGATTCCGTGGTATAACAGGCGATGAAGCCAATGATCTAAAGTATAAAATCAAGGTTTAA
- a CDS encoding amino acid transporter: MTADKVHWFLDLFDELGIKVWIDGGWGVDALLGECTRKHQDLDIIISWEDSAILTEALSERGFVDIYTDDRKDRNFVMGHQLHGKIDFHVIERTEDGGAIYGPGEIDWIISELELNAVGTIGGRQVQCLSVDYQVRSHTGYTLQDTDFADLRALQKKYGVKLLPTQIKEAS; this comes from the coding sequence ATGACCGCTGACAAAGTTCACTGGTTTCTTGATCTGTTTGATGAACTCGGTATTAAAGTTTGGATTGACGGCGGATGGGGTGTTGACGCGCTGCTGGGCGAATGCACTCGGAAGCACCAAGACTTGGATATTATCATCTCATGGGAAGATTCAGCAATACTCACCGAGGCACTCTCCGAGCGCGGCTTTGTTGACATCTACACCGACGACCGTAAGGATCGAAACTTCGTAATGGGACATCAATTGCACGGAAAGATTGATTTTCATGTAATTGAACGGACCGAGGATGGCGGCGCGATCTACGGTCCAGGGGAAATTGATTGGATTATCTCTGAATTGGAGCTAAACGCTGTAGGCACTATTGGTGGAAGGCAGGTTCAATGTTTATCGGTGGATTACCAGGTGCGCTCACACACTGGATATACATTGCAAGATACAGACTTTGCTGACCTACGTGCATTGCAAAAGAAGTACGGCGTTAAGTTGCTCCCTACGCAGATTAAGGAAGCATCATGA
- a CDS encoding DUF433 domain-containing protein: MKKEQIVSRNPKVMNGALVFAGTRVPVEILIQYLTAGDSLKKFLDDFPTVSQEQAVAYLEMTLEVADARIA, encoded by the coding sequence ATGAAAAAGGAACAGATCGTTTCGCGCAACCCAAAAGTGATGAACGGAGCCTTAGTTTTCGCTGGTACTCGTGTGCCAGTCGAGATTTTGATTCAGTATCTAACGGCAGGCGACTCGCTCAAAAAGTTTCTTGATGACTTTCCGACGGTATCCCAAGAACAGGCTGTCGCGTACCTTGAGATGACGTTAGAGGTTGCCGATGCGCGTATTGCTTGA
- a CDS encoding RNA-guided endonuclease TnpB family protein has translation MRLTFKYPVYPTQTQEQTLLAWFDHLCELQNSARNNRKYAHEEEGRFVSRYDQEQLLKIAREKYDDFREVPQDFQVSVLKRVEKAFDAFRKRCKEGAEKKGYPRFKMRVRSLTWCLRKHKLKTGERVRQNPIIETDFRHNRLKVPKLGEVKIYMHRPLQGDPKEVTIVKKASGWYAHISCDIGDTPKVEPTDAIAVDVGTTHYLTTSEGEKEDNPRWYRQAEGLTRKHSKDLSRKKLGSNRWRKQQHKLALHHERTSNKRKDFIGKLVFKLFHHQKNNVLISEDLRISNMVQNKHLSKSISDASWATFFQWAGNIAERDGFHFHQVDPKHTSQTCSCCGIKSPKKVALAIRTFNCQFCGASIDRDHNAAINILFRAAAALRGERWVATLYETRNNPNEAFGLKNPNQLSLFDGLTQASRFSAG, from the coding sequence ATGAGATTAACCTTTAAGTATCCTGTGTATCCTACGCAAACACAGGAACAAACATTGTTAGCGTGGTTTGACCACCTCTGTGAACTTCAGAATTCTGCGCGCAATAATCGCAAGTATGCGCACGAAGAAGAAGGTCGTTTTGTTTCGCGATATGACCAGGAACAACTTTTGAAGATTGCTCGTGAGAAATATGACGACTTTCGTGAAGTCCCTCAAGATTTCCAAGTTTCTGTCCTCAAGCGCGTTGAGAAAGCCTTTGATGCGTTCCGTAAGCGTTGCAAAGAAGGAGCAGAGAAAAAGGGCTACCCTCGCTTTAAAATGCGTGTCCGTTCTCTGACGTGGTGCTTGCGAAAGCACAAACTCAAGACGGGTGAACGTGTCCGCCAAAATCCGATAATAGAAACTGATTTTAGACACAATCGCTTAAAAGTGCCAAAGTTAGGCGAAGTCAAGATATACATGCACCGCCCCCTTCAAGGCGATCCCAAAGAGGTAACAATCGTTAAAAAAGCGAGTGGTTGGTACGCACACATCTCTTGTGATATAGGCGATACACCGAAGGTAGAACCAACCGATGCCATCGCGGTTGATGTCGGCACAACACACTATCTGACGACCTCCGAAGGCGAAAAAGAGGACAACCCGCGTTGGTATCGCCAAGCAGAAGGACTGACGCGTAAACATTCTAAAGACCTCTCTCGTAAGAAGTTGGGAAGTAACCGTTGGCGTAAACAGCAACACAAACTCGCTTTACACCATGAGCGAACAAGCAACAAACGCAAAGACTTTATCGGTAAATTGGTTTTCAAACTGTTTCATCATCAGAAAAACAACGTTCTCATTTCAGAAGATTTGAGAATCTCAAATATGGTTCAGAACAAACACCTCAGCAAGAGTATCAGCGATGCGTCTTGGGCAACCTTCTTTCAGTGGGCTGGGAACATAGCCGAAAGAGACGGTTTCCACTTCCATCAAGTTGACCCCAAGCATACCTCGCAAACTTGCTCGTGTTGTGGTATCAAGTCGCCAAAGAAAGTTGCGTTGGCGATACGCACTTTTAACTGTCAGTTTTGTGGCGCCTCTATCGACAGAGACCACAATGCTGCGATAAACATACTCTTTAGGGCAGCTGCTGCCCTTCGTGGAGAGCGGTGGGTTGCCACCCTCTATGAAACGAGAAACAACCCGAATGAAGCGTTTGGTTTGAAGAACCCCAATCAGTTATCGCTGTTTGACGGTTTGACACAAGCCTCGCGCTTTAGCGCGGGGTAG